The following DNA comes from Candidatus Woesearchaeota archaeon.
TTTGATTTTATACCATTCATCCCAACAATAATTTGATCGAGTTTCTCGCCAAGAATCTTATTAGTTATGGATTTAGAACCTGTTTTCTTAGATGAACTCTGAGCTGTTTCTTTTTTGCTTGTCATGAATATAAACCCCCTAAAAAAAGGCCTGTAACTCCATTCGGAGAAACTCATTCGCTCCTTTGAAGTGATAACCTATTAGGGTTTGAAACTAAAGGAAGTATATAAAAGTTACTTTTTAGTAGGAACAAACAATAAGTAATACCTATAGCCATAAACCAAGCAAATTACAGAAGCAAAAGCTTAAAAAAAATATGAGGCAACGAGTTAGCGTGAGAAAAATTATTGTGGGCGGAGGGCCGATAGGGCTGTATGTGGCAGCAAGAAGCGCTGAAAGCACCGTATTTGATCAAAAGAAACAGATTGGAAGACCTGTGCAATGCACCGGGTTACTTACCACAGAAGCAGAGCAGTTGCTGGGAAAACGATTGCTTAAAGACATTACGCTGAACAAGATTACACAAACCACTATTATCGGGCCGACAACGCAAGCAAATGTGCAACTCAGTTCTAATTACGTTATTGATAATAGTTTATTTGAAGAACGACTCGCTGATTTAGCGCTACGAAAAGGCAATGAAATACGCCTGCAGCAGCGCTACGAAGGCTCAAACGAGTCAAAACACCGGTTTAAAGACTTAAAAACGGGTAACGTTCGTACTGTGGAAAGTACAGAACTTATTGGGGCGGATGGGCCAACATCGCAAGTTCGAAAACAAGCAGGGTTGGGGAGTCAAGAAAGTTATGTTGGCATGCAGGCGCGTATTCGCGTCAAAGAGCACGAGAACAAGATAGTATTTTATCCGCATATTGGTGTGTACGCGTGGTATGTGCCTGAAACGGAACATACGGCCCGTGTGGGCCTTGCTACTAAGGAACCGTCTAACGCGTTATTTACCTCGTTTTTGAAGCGATTTCCTGGGAAAATTATAGAAAAACAAGGAGGACGAATACCAATGCACCGGCCACGGAGTAGAACCATGAGGACTACAGGGACGCATCGCACGATACTCCTCGGGGATGCCGCTGGGCACATAAAAAATACTACAGGCGGCGGGCTTATTATGGGCATGCGGGCTGCGAAACATTATCTTGCTACTAAGAAGGACTACAGAGGATCTCCAGGGCCCTTACGAAAGGAATTGTATACGCATTTCCTAGTGCATAACCTACTTTTCTTGGCAAGCCATCACGAATGGGATAAGATAATTAGTGCAGGAGCACAATTAGCACCAGCGCTTGAGCAAATTCCTCGAG
Coding sequences within:
- a CDS encoding NAD(P)/FAD-dependent oxidoreductase, which codes for MRKIIVGGGPIGLYVAARSAESTVFDQKKQIGRPVQCTGLLTTEAEQLLGKRLLKDITLNKITQTTIIGPTTQANVQLSSNYVIDNSLFEERLADLALRKGNEIRLQQRYEGSNESKHRFKDLKTGNVRTVESTELIGADGPTSQVRKQAGLGSQESYVGMQARIRVKEHENKIVFYPHIGVYAWYVPETEHTARVGLATKEPSNALFTSFLKRFPGKIIEKQGGRIPMHRPRSRTMRTTGTHRTILLGDAAGHIKNTTGGGLIMGMRAAKHYLATKKDYRGSPGPLRKELYTHFLVHNLLFLASHHEWDKIISAGAQLAPALEQIPRDNARKLILPLATNKTILHYSLAKVLSGKVKLF